The Aureispira anguillae genome contains a region encoding:
- a CDS encoding molybdopterin molybdotransferase MoeA, whose amino-acid sequence MIYVEEAKKIVKSLKYKQRRIELPLEDALGYVLAEAIYAPINMPPFDQSAMDGYALKLGKTLNYTLIDEVQAGSTKNPKMSSGEAVRIFTGAAIPSDADAVMMQEKTVRDGEQLRLEKQAFPGQNIRLLGEQIKKGALALDKGVLLTPASVGFLAGIGVQTVKVVEQPSIAIVVTGDELVKAGQDLKRGQIYESNGIMLAAAAKDTGFNQIDLISLKDDYPKTLEVLNAQIKTKDFVLISGGISVGDYDFVGKALLEIGVEQLFYKVRQKPGKPMFLGRTSNCTIFALPGNPAAALSCFYQYVLMALKQAVGLPNFELKKLWLPLEEAYSKKGERAHFLKAKISPTGVKILQKQSSAMLFSFAYADALIYIPHDKMTTAAGELVEVHLLP is encoded by the coding sequence ATGATATATGTAGAAGAGGCAAAAAAAATTGTAAAAAGCCTAAAATATAAACAAAGAAGGATCGAGTTGCCGCTAGAGGATGCATTGGGCTATGTATTGGCAGAAGCCATTTATGCGCCAATCAACATGCCTCCTTTTGATCAATCGGCGATGGATGGCTATGCCTTAAAATTGGGCAAAACGCTAAATTATACGCTTATAGATGAAGTACAGGCAGGAAGCACAAAGAACCCTAAGATGAGCAGTGGGGAGGCGGTTCGAATTTTTACAGGGGCTGCCATACCGTCTGATGCAGATGCGGTTATGATGCAAGAAAAAACAGTTAGGGATGGGGAGCAACTTCGTTTAGAAAAACAAGCTTTTCCAGGACAAAATATTCGCTTATTAGGAGAGCAAATAAAGAAAGGAGCCTTGGCCCTAGATAAGGGCGTCTTATTAACACCCGCTTCTGTTGGTTTTTTGGCAGGAATTGGTGTTCAAACAGTAAAAGTTGTTGAACAACCTAGTATCGCTATTGTTGTAACAGGCGATGAATTGGTAAAAGCAGGGCAAGATCTGAAACGTGGACAGATTTATGAGAGCAATGGAATTATGCTTGCTGCTGCTGCTAAGGATACGGGATTTAATCAAATAGACCTAATCAGCTTAAAGGACGATTATCCAAAAACATTAGAGGTGTTAAACGCACAAATAAAAACGAAAGATTTTGTGCTGATCTCTGGTGGTATCTCTGTGGGAGATTATGATTTTGTAGGAAAGGCATTGTTGGAAATTGGAGTCGAACAATTATTTTACAAAGTTCGGCAAAAACCAGGAAAACCAATGTTTTTGGGAAGAACCAGTAATTGTACGATTTTTGCCTTACCTGGCAATCCAGCCGCAGCGCTTTCTTGTTTTTATCAATATGTATTAATGGCACTAAAACAAGCGGTAGGACTACCCAATTTTGAACTAAAAAAACTATGGTTACCGTTGGAAGAGGCTTACTCTAAAAAGGGAGAACGAGCACATTTTTTAAAAGCAAAAATAAGCCCAACAGGTGTGAAAATTTTACAAAAACAAAGCTCTGCCATGTTATTTTCTTTTGCTTATGCAGATGCCTTGATTTATATTCCTCACGATAAAATGACGACAGCAGCAGGAGAGTTAGTAGAAGTTCATTTATTGCCTTAG
- a CDS encoding MBL fold metallo-hydrolase — MLFVKFAKVFGAQPSKAQKMQYQHYDNYQGGKFNNLMPQFTVIETPNFIENSIEPKATRQPDFDIPFVKLTTDDLTIKPKHARFTWFGHSTFLLEIDGKNIMIDPMLSAVPSPVQGIGRKRYSKGLPLTADELPELDGVLITHDHYDHLDYWSIKKIKAKVKTFYVPLGLSAHLLAWGVNKAQIKELNWYEDAYLDTIRLTLTPSHHYSGRSLTDRFQSLWGGWVIKGAQDNIYLSGDGGYGSHFKEIGEKYGPFDFAMIECGQYSRYWRQNHLFPEQSALVAAEVQARLVMPIHWGAFTLAMHSWTAPVERFIQRINELAIPVTTPKIGEQFVLDPALEKPKAAWWKKP; from the coding sequence ATGTTATTTGTCAAATTTGCTAAAGTTTTTGGAGCTCAACCATCCAAAGCGCAAAAAATGCAGTATCAACACTACGACAATTATCAAGGAGGGAAGTTTAACAATTTAATGCCCCAGTTTACGGTTATTGAAACGCCTAATTTTATAGAAAATTCCATAGAACCCAAAGCTACTAGGCAACCTGATTTTGACATTCCTTTTGTGAAATTGACAACCGATGACTTAACAATTAAACCTAAGCATGCACGATTTACTTGGTTTGGGCATTCGACTTTTTTGTTAGAAATAGATGGCAAAAATATAATGATCGACCCTATGCTGAGTGCTGTGCCGTCACCTGTTCAGGGAATTGGAAGAAAACGTTATAGCAAAGGCTTACCACTCACAGCAGATGAATTGCCAGAACTTGATGGCGTTTTAATTACGCACGATCATTACGATCATTTGGATTATTGGTCAATAAAAAAAATAAAGGCAAAAGTAAAGACCTTTTATGTGCCTTTAGGACTCAGCGCCCATTTGTTAGCTTGGGGAGTGAATAAAGCGCAAATCAAGGAACTAAACTGGTACGAAGATGCCTATTTGGATACTATTCGCCTGACCTTAACCCCATCGCATCACTATTCTGGGCGTAGTTTAACCGATCGTTTTCAATCGTTGTGGGGGGGATGGGTTATAAAAGGAGCGCAGGACAATATTTATCTTAGTGGTGATGGGGGCTATGGTTCGCATTTTAAAGAAATTGGTGAAAAATATGGTCCCTTTGATTTTGCCATGATTGAATGTGGGCAATATAGCCGATATTGGCGGCAAAACCACTTGTTTCCAGAGCAATCTGCTTTGGTGGCGGCCGAAGTTCAGGCTCGTTTGGTGATGCCGATTCATTGGGGGGCATTTACCCTAGCCATGCACAGTTGGACCGCTCCTGTAGAGCGTTTTATCCAAAGAATTAACGAACTAGCCATTCCTGTTACAACGCCTAAGATTGGAGAGCAGTTTGTACTTGATCCTGCCCTTGAAAAGCCAAAAGCTGCTTGGTGGAAAAAGCCATAA
- a CDS encoding 1-acyl-sn-glycerol-3-phosphate acyltransferase gives MIYQLLRLPLVVLFFFFYRRIYITGKENIPQQAPTLIASNHSTAFMEQILVASLQKRSVYFWARGSVFEEKWSFPKLFAQAHLIPIWRPQEGLKKMQQNQQIFEDSKDILLDGKMFFIAPEGNSVPEKRLRTFKTGTARLALLAAAADNFDRAIFILPTGVNYTYHCDFRSEVMVHFGAPISIQNYQSLYEENPVMAAKQLTQDLKAAISKEVVIIDQKEDELLVEQLHILMRNENEHYKDKVYSNNEKRLRLEQKVANTCNQLSGSSKMDLLQQSNAYFQQITNHQLTDLAVQQQGKLDGFKLIQSSLLFPFSIVGQIGGAIPVKAARYLRNTNVEDLQFWAPMAVVFSLLTWMIYSLIIGLVGSFFIGWNVLFIPPLLVGLQYIAFSNQESWSSILTNRNYRYWKNQQPSKAQKLERDRALLVKKYKALSKNIQSLQH, from the coding sequence ATGATTTACCAATTGCTTAGACTCCCGCTAGTTGTTCTGTTTTTTTTCTTTTACCGAAGAATTTATATCACAGGCAAAGAAAATATCCCTCAACAAGCCCCTACGCTTATTGCCTCCAATCATTCTACGGCTTTTATGGAGCAAATTTTAGTGGCGAGTTTGCAAAAACGCTCTGTTTATTTCTGGGCAAGGGGCTCTGTTTTTGAGGAGAAATGGAGTTTTCCAAAACTATTTGCACAAGCGCATTTAATTCCTATTTGGCGACCTCAAGAAGGATTAAAAAAAATGCAGCAAAATCAGCAAATTTTTGAAGATTCCAAAGATATTTTATTGGATGGGAAAATGTTTTTTATTGCTCCAGAGGGAAACTCTGTTCCAGAAAAACGACTGCGAACCTTTAAAACAGGAACCGCTCGCCTAGCCCTACTAGCTGCTGCTGCTGACAATTTTGATCGAGCTATTTTTATCCTTCCTACAGGCGTTAACTATACCTATCATTGCGATTTTAGGAGTGAGGTCATGGTGCATTTTGGCGCTCCTATTTCTATCCAAAACTACCAGTCCTTATACGAAGAAAACCCAGTGATGGCAGCGAAACAACTCACCCAAGATTTAAAAGCAGCAATTAGCAAAGAAGTTGTCATCATTGATCAAAAAGAAGATGAGCTGTTGGTAGAACAATTGCATATTTTGATGCGCAATGAAAACGAACATTATAAAGACAAGGTTTATAGTAACAATGAAAAAAGGCTTCGACTAGAACAAAAAGTTGCCAATACTTGTAATCAATTGTCTGGCAGCTCAAAAATGGATTTACTCCAACAAAGCAATGCCTATTTTCAGCAAATCACGAACCATCAACTAACAGATTTAGCAGTGCAGCAACAAGGGAAATTGGATGGTTTTAAATTAATTCAATCAAGTCTATTGTTTCCATTCTCAATTGTAGGCCAAATAGGTGGGGCTATCCCCGTTAAAGCTGCCCGCTACTTGCGAAATACAAATGTCGAAGACTTACAATTCTGGGCTCCTATGGCAGTTGTTTTTAGTCTGCTTACTTGGATGATTTACAGCCTCATTATTGGTCTTGTTGGAAGTTTTTTTATTGGATGGAACGTGCTATTTATCCCACCCCTCTTAGTGGGTTTACAATATATTGCTTTTAGCAATCAAGAAAGCTGGAGCTCGATTCTAACGAACCGCAACTACCGCTACTGGAAAAACCAACAACCAAGCAAGGCTCAAAAACTAGAAAGGGATAGAGCCTTATTGGTAAAAAAATATAAAGCACTGTCTAAAAACATCCAATCTCTTCAGCACTAA
- a CDS encoding KdsC family phosphatase — protein MSFLDKLHDIDTIILDVDGVLTDSSVYILEDGVLMRKMNTRDGYAIQYAIKKGYRVIIITGGKSQGVIKRLQNLGVQEIYSGMKDKLEAIDELIEVYGLDLARSAYMGDDLPDYEPLRLVGLSTCPANAAPEIREICQYISPFKGGEGCVRDLFEKILKVQGKWIETDLVTLTKDKRKDF, from the coding sequence ATGTCTTTTTTAGATAAACTACATGATATTGATACCATTATTTTGGATGTAGATGGTGTGTTGACAGATAGTTCTGTTTATATACTAGAAGATGGTGTTTTGATGCGCAAAATGAATACAAGAGATGGCTATGCCATTCAATATGCGATCAAAAAGGGGTATCGAGTAATTATTATTACAGGAGGAAAGTCGCAGGGCGTTATCAAACGTTTGCAAAATTTAGGGGTACAGGAAATTTATAGTGGAATGAAGGACAAACTAGAGGCAATCGATGAGCTTATTGAAGTTTATGGCTTGGATCTGGCTCGTTCTGCTTATATGGGAGATGATCTTCCTGATTATGAGCCTTTGCGCTTAGTGGGTTTGTCTACTTGTCCTGCCAATGCTGCTCCCGAAATTCGAGAAATCTGTCAATATATTTCGCCCTTTAAAGGGGGAGAAGGTTGCGTGCGAGACTTGTTCGAAAAAATCCTAAAAGTGCAGGGTAAATGGATTGAAACAGATTTGGTGACCTTGACCAAAGACAAGCGAAAGGATTTTTAA
- a CDS encoding head GIN domain-containing protein, with protein MKKILSLFLFLTVFAFTSCEQNGPIATQTYDLNAFTGVSAQSAIDVNIIQGNTQSVKLTGADNLLDKVDIYVENSTLIIKMKFGFYQNNNIVADITIPSIDFVEISGSGNVWLDDFAFTDDLTMKITGSGNIKTGVLDLSNQTLTCEVTGSGNITTQGQANVTNLKISGSGDYEAHDMIAGYGHTKITGSGNAKVNITTDLHVTISGSGNIYYKGQPTIEVNITGSGEVINDN; from the coding sequence ATGAAAAAAATACTTTCCCTTTTTTTATTTTTAACCGTTTTTGCGTTTACCTCCTGCGAGCAAAACGGACCAATTGCTACCCAAACTTATGATTTAAACGCCTTTACAGGGGTTTCTGCACAGTCGGCAATTGATGTTAATATTATTCAAGGCAATACACAATCCGTTAAACTTACAGGTGCAGACAATTTATTGGATAAGGTTGACATCTATGTTGAGAATAGCACCTTGATTATTAAAATGAAGTTTGGTTTTTATCAAAATAATAACATTGTAGCTGATATTACGATTCCTAGTATTGATTTTGTCGAAATTTCAGGCTCTGGCAATGTTTGGTTAGATGATTTTGCTTTTACAGATGATCTTACCATGAAAATTACAGGCTCAGGAAATATTAAAACAGGAGTTTTGGATCTAAGCAACCAAACCCTTACTTGTGAAGTTACGGGATCAGGAAACATAACTACTCAAGGGCAAGCCAATGTAACCAATCTTAAGATTTCAGGATCAGGAGACTATGAAGCACATGATATGATTGCTGGATATGGTCATACTAAAATTACAGGCTCAGGTAATGCAAAAGTTAATATTACAACAGATTTGCATGTAACGATTAGCGGTAGTGGAAACATCTACTATAAAGGGCAGCCAACGATAGAGGTCAATATCACAGGAAGTGGAGAGGTAATTAATGACAATTAA
- the iscX gene encoding Fe-S cluster assembly protein IscX: MSFELNLPINWNDHEDIAMGLYEKFGDEFTESKIYRIRFTDLLQWILEIPNFEGTKEECNEGHLEQIQAKWVYEWRDNQ; the protein is encoded by the coding sequence ATGAGTTTTGAATTGAACTTACCCATTAATTGGAATGATCACGAAGACATTGCTATGGGATTGTATGAGAAATTTGGCGACGAATTTACAGAATCTAAAATCTATCGCATTCGTTTTACCGATTTGTTACAGTGGATTTTAGAAATACCTAATTTTGAAGGAACCAAAGAAGAATGTAACGAAGGACATTTGGAGCAAATTCAGGCAAAATGGGTATACGAATGGCGTGATAATCAGTAA
- a CDS encoding 2Fe-2S iron-sulfur cluster-binding protein — MAIVKFTFEDKNIPAQEVKGMVGDNILDLAEDNGMHINSNCGMVCACSTCHVYIESGEEHLTEISDKEEDFIDRALDPRIESRLSCQCKIEEDNEDTVIEVLVPDQSRIIGHEH; from the coding sequence ATGGCTATTGTAAAATTTACATTTGAAGATAAAAATATCCCCGCACAAGAAGTGAAAGGAATGGTAGGGGATAACATACTGGATTTAGCAGAAGATAATGGCATGCACATTAATAGTAACTGTGGGATGGTTTGCGCTTGCAGTACTTGTCATGTTTATATTGAGTCTGGCGAGGAACATTTAACAGAAATTTCAGACAAAGAAGAAGATTTTATTGATCGTGCTTTAGATCCTCGTATCGAGTCTCGTTTGTCTTGTCAATGCAAAATCGAAGAGGACAATGAGGATACCGTAATTGAGGTTTTAGTACCCGATCAATCCAGAATTATTGGGCATGAGCACTAA
- a CDS encoding helix-turn-helix domain-containing protein, producing the protein MKLSEIKSHAELSTFIESYWHFEHDGYNSLAFFPDGTFNIFFVSEPFFLANQTQPCPPGAYLMPITSYPVYLRSSKDIYGIRFKAFSLLNIINNNVPELTLLNNLEDIIQQNNLIKDSKTAFKTDLDLAKIVPYLEKIAFELLNKRFKVNLSLREKVNYILDLKGQIKIAEMAKEFGVSRQALHKNFKQHLLISPKELSAIWQLNHFFTLTDTMDTSLTGKALEAGYFDQAHFINAFKARFGLSPTQFMKVKPEIFSIAKEQMTKRFNNYYDPD; encoded by the coding sequence ATGAAACTTTCTGAAATCAAATCCCATGCTGAGCTTTCGACATTTATCGAAAGCTATTGGCATTTTGAGCATGATGGCTACAATAGCCTTGCTTTTTTTCCAGACGGAACATTTAATATTTTCTTTGTGTCTGAGCCATTCTTTTTGGCCAATCAAACTCAGCCCTGCCCACCAGGTGCTTATTTGATGCCCATCACATCTTATCCCGTCTATCTGCGTTCAAGCAAAGATATTTATGGCATTCGTTTTAAAGCTTTTTCTTTGCTAAACATTATCAACAACAATGTTCCTGAATTGACCTTGCTAAATAATTTAGAAGATATTATTCAGCAGAACAACCTTATTAAGGATTCTAAAACAGCTTTCAAAACGGATTTGGACTTAGCTAAAATTGTCCCTTATTTAGAAAAAATTGCTTTTGAATTACTCAACAAACGGTTTAAGGTTAATCTTAGTTTGCGAGAAAAAGTAAATTACATTCTTGATCTTAAAGGGCAAATTAAAATTGCTGAAATGGCTAAAGAATTTGGTGTTTCTAGACAAGCCCTGCACAAAAATTTTAAGCAACATTTATTGATTAGCCCCAAGGAATTGTCTGCTATTTGGCAGCTCAATCACTTTTTCACATTAACGGACACCATGGATACTAGCTTAACAGGCAAAGCCCTAGAAGCAGGCTATTTTGATCAAGCTCATTTTATCAATGCGTTCAAAGCTAGATTCGGGCTATCTCCTACTCAATTTATGAAAGTAAAGCCCGAAATTTTTAGTATCGCCAAAGAACAAATGACCAAACGATTTAACAATTATTACGATCCCGATTAA
- a CDS encoding DUF5686 family protein has product MINRASYFFLLLVLVAQESLAQPKHQLTIAYTGGQIYQKENAFHASPSNNDSIKRKAKLKKTVETLFPILVSAYIPIGAIELGKYSEILSWNKIEGIRLKLGVRTTEKWNKKIQFHAYAAYGSSDKKWKYKAGFKTLLSSPKDQQATLSVSYQSDLRAIGQYGAQLSHDNIIHSILNDVPLNYLMQVCETLLNYEKHWLNGFYSSIGYHWQQFKSISNGLQFTQNEGKKNSSAFVTSAIRIKSRWKAKKHFEKKPTNPRKKILNASFPTLNFEYTIGIKGLLKGEYNYQHLDFSIQQQVTSFLGATQYQIKASKFFGAIPYPIMTVHLGNESILDNPLAYALVNEFEFVSDAYTSVWVNHHFNGLFFSKIPFVKRLNICSILIFKGMYGVLSKQSSNLYDLPNEISAPNFYAEIGWGFENILKIVRIDFMWRLTHLTALNVRPFGLKISFAPKF; this is encoded by the coding sequence ATGATAAATCGAGCCTCTTATTTCTTTCTTTTACTAGTTCTAGTAGCACAAGAAAGTTTAGCACAACCAAAACATCAGCTTACAATAGCCTATACAGGAGGGCAGATCTATCAAAAAGAGAACGCTTTCCATGCTAGCCCGTCCAACAACGATAGCATCAAACGCAAAGCTAAATTAAAAAAGACCGTTGAGACCCTATTCCCCATCTTAGTTAGTGCTTATATCCCAATTGGAGCCATTGAATTGGGCAAATATTCAGAAATTCTTAGCTGGAATAAAATAGAAGGCATTCGGCTAAAACTAGGCGTTCGAACGACTGAAAAATGGAATAAAAAAATTCAATTTCACGCTTATGCCGCTTATGGTTCAAGCGATAAAAAATGGAAATATAAAGCAGGTTTTAAAACACTACTTTCTTCTCCTAAAGATCAACAGGCAACCCTATCCGTTTCGTACCAATCTGATCTTCGAGCCATAGGGCAGTATGGCGCTCAGCTTTCTCACGACAATATTATTCATTCGATTTTAAATGATGTTCCACTCAATTATCTCATGCAGGTTTGTGAAACCTTGTTAAATTATGAAAAACATTGGCTTAACGGATTTTATAGTAGCATTGGATATCATTGGCAGCAATTTAAGTCGATTTCCAATGGCTTGCAATTTACCCAAAATGAGGGCAAAAAAAACAGCTCTGCTTTTGTCACTTCAGCAATTAGAATTAAATCTCGTTGGAAAGCTAAAAAACATTTCGAAAAGAAACCAACCAATCCTAGAAAAAAAATATTGAACGCTTCTTTTCCTACTCTCAATTTTGAATACACGATAGGCATCAAAGGTCTTTTAAAAGGAGAATACAACTACCAACATTTAGATTTTAGCATTCAACAGCAAGTAACTTCTTTTTTGGGAGCCACACAATACCAAATTAAAGCCAGTAAGTTTTTTGGGGCAATCCCCTATCCTATTATGACCGTTCACTTGGGTAATGAATCCATTTTGGACAATCCTTTGGCTTACGCCTTAGTCAATGAATTTGAATTTGTAAGCGATGCTTATACCTCTGTTTGGGTCAATCATCATTTTAATGGTCTCTTTTTTTCTAAAATTCCCTTTGTCAAACGCTTAAACATTTGCTCTATCCTTATTTTCAAAGGTATGTATGGTGTACTTTCTAAGCAAAGTAGTAATTTATACGATCTTCCTAATGAAATATCTGCTCCTAATTTTTATGCAGAAATTGGATGGGGCTTTGAAAACATTCTAAAAATTGTACGAATCGATTTTATGTGGCGATTAACACATTTAACAGCACTTAATGTCCGTCCTTTTGGGCTTAAAATTAGTTTTGCTCCTAAATTTTAG
- a CDS encoding T9SS type A sorting domain-containing protein has protein sequence MVLINQKLKTLYLLILCSCLSYTVSLGQQTWERSYGGTQHDGGHSVQQTADGGYIIGGYTRSYGAGESDMYLVKTDLNGDTLWTQTYGDSTIEDLNEVQQTTDGGYILAGSKVVGFGVLSQWIYLVKTDLNGDTLWTKTYGDWGDNIGAYSVQQTTDGGYIVLGDADIYLLKLDAQGDTLWTKTYGNMGSEGRVVRQTTDGGYIIGGSYTANNVPVYGIIKTDAQGDTLWTHTYPFETSIHMGGIKDVRQTQDGGYIAVGSQVDPGGNLNYGMMFKTDSSGTLDWRSLDTLTTGVSSMDYYGVSLAQDGGFVYTGTITKNITSGTGFRQRTALLLRKRDANGNVLWEREHAGGHTGYSVERTANGGIVVAGIRINQGGDMYVFLADSLGNYRTNAIMGNVYQDLDLSCDQTNIDRGLAGIIVQASLNGVSTFDYYGTTDSLGYYFIPCQVGTYTISIPNLHPYYNLSCPQNTGTVTAQTYDTVDFPLEVLALCPVMNVDVSAPLLRQIVPSVYSIQYCNTGTEAAQNAEITVEIDTFLNILNFSQAPTSQNGNNYVFNIGTVGIGDCGNLYITVQVDTSAILGQTHCLEVSITPDSLCLPTNWTGMLLDVSGTCQNDSIHFNIENLSTTSIATPRDYWVFEDNIIMRTGMVTVPNGGSSTISVPASPRKFYRIEVAQESGIPWTVSDSIVSAFVEGCISDANGDFNVGFPTQFPNGHAPTFRAIDCQQNIGSFDPNNKEAQPVGYHAEHYINQNQYIDYKINFQNTGTDTAFFVTLIDTLSPYLDPASVQLTSASHLCTWRIKGNGILEVNFDYIMLPDSNVNEPASHGFAKFRIEQQVNNPVGTIINNFADIYFDFNAPIQTNTTYHEIGANFYILTITPLQDAPKILVNAFPNPFTYGTTIQVNDEEYDNLTLMVYDLMGRQVTVLSEENTNQIELPRNNLENGVYLFKLLGNGKPISSGKIVAQ, from the coding sequence ATGGTGTTAATCAATCAAAAATTAAAAACATTATACTTACTCATCCTATGTAGCTGTCTTAGCTACACAGTAAGTTTGGGGCAACAAACTTGGGAACGAAGCTATGGTGGTACACAACACGATGGAGGGCACTCTGTTCAACAGACTGCTGATGGGGGATATATTATTGGAGGATATACCAGAAGTTATGGAGCAGGTGAATCGGACATGTATTTAGTCAAAACCGATCTCAATGGAGATACTTTATGGACTCAAACCTATGGAGATAGTACAATCGAAGATTTAAATGAAGTTCAACAGACTACTGATGGAGGTTATATCTTAGCAGGTTCAAAAGTCGTAGGGTTTGGGGTGTTATCTCAATGGATTTATTTAGTAAAAACAGATCTTAATGGAGATACCTTATGGACTAAGACATACGGTGATTGGGGAGATAATATTGGTGCTTATTCTGTTCAACAAACAACAGATGGAGGGTATATCGTATTAGGTGACGCTGATATATATTTGTTAAAATTAGACGCTCAAGGAGATACTTTATGGACCAAGACATACGGAAACATGGGAAGTGAAGGAAGAGTTGTCCGTCAAACGACAGATGGAGGTTATATCATAGGCGGAAGTTATACTGCCAATAATGTACCCGTTTATGGTATTATTAAAACAGATGCTCAAGGGGATACCTTATGGACACATACTTATCCTTTTGAAACATCAATCCACATGGGAGGGATCAAAGATGTACGACAAACACAAGATGGAGGGTATATTGCTGTAGGTAGCCAAGTTGATCCAGGAGGAAACCTCAATTATGGAATGATGTTTAAGACAGATTCATCAGGAACATTGGATTGGAGAAGCTTAGATACTCTAACTACAGGTGTTTCTTCGATGGATTACTATGGAGTCAGTTTGGCACAGGATGGAGGTTTCGTATATACAGGTACCATTACTAAGAATATTACTAGTGGCACTGGTTTTCGACAAAGAACAGCACTTTTACTGAGAAAAAGAGATGCCAATGGAAATGTACTTTGGGAACGAGAACATGCAGGAGGGCATACGGGTTATTCTGTCGAAAGAACGGCTAACGGGGGAATTGTTGTTGCTGGGATAAGAATCAATCAAGGGGGAGATATGTATGTATTTTTAGCCGATAGTTTGGGGAACTATAGAACCAATGCTATTATGGGGAATGTATACCAAGATTTAGATCTTAGCTGTGACCAAACCAATATAGATCGAGGGTTAGCAGGTATTATTGTTCAGGCATCTTTGAATGGAGTTTCAACCTTTGATTACTATGGAACAACAGATTCTTTGGGGTATTATTTTATTCCTTGTCAAGTAGGAACTTATACCATAAGCATCCCTAATTTGCACCCTTATTATAATTTAAGTTGTCCTCAAAATACGGGTACTGTGACCGCTCAAACCTATGACACGGTGGACTTTCCTTTAGAAGTCTTAGCACTTTGCCCAGTAATGAACGTTGATGTCTCTGCTCCTCTTTTAAGACAAATTGTTCCCAGTGTTTACAGTATTCAATACTGCAATACAGGAACAGAAGCCGCACAAAATGCAGAAATAACCGTAGAAATAGATACATTTTTAAATATCTTAAACTTTTCTCAGGCTCCAACCAGCCAAAACGGCAACAACTACGTCTTTAATATAGGAACCGTTGGAATTGGCGATTGTGGAAACTTATACATAACCGTTCAAGTAGATACATCCGCTATATTGGGTCAAACGCATTGTCTAGAAGTGTCCATTACACCAGACTCCTTATGTTTGCCAACAAATTGGACAGGAATGCTCCTAGATGTAAGTGGCACTTGTCAGAATGATAGCATTCATTTTAATATTGAGAATTTAAGCACCACAAGTATTGCTACTCCAAGAGATTATTGGGTTTTTGAAGACAATATTATTATGAGAACAGGAATGGTTACTGTTCCCAATGGAGGAAGTTCAACAATTTCAGTCCCTGCTTCACCTCGAAAATTTTACCGAATAGAGGTTGCTCAAGAGTCAGGGATTCCATGGACTGTTTCGGATTCTATTGTTAGTGCTTTTGTTGAAGGATGTATCTCTGATGCCAATGGAGATTTTAATGTAGGGTTTCCTACTCAATTTCCAAATGGTCATGCTCCTACTTTTAGAGCAATAGATTGTCAACAAAACATAGGTTCTTTTGATCCCAATAATAAAGAAGCACAGCCTGTAGGTTACCATGCAGAACATTATATTAATCAGAATCAATACATAGATTACAAAATCAATTTTCAAAATACGGGCACAGATACGGCCTTTTTTGTAACCTTGATCGATACCTTATCCCCCTATTTAGACCCTGCGAGTGTTCAACTTACGAGTGCAAGCCACCTTTGTACTTGGCGAATAAAGGGCAATGGTATTTTAGAGGTGAATTTTGATTACATCATGTTGCCAGATAGCAATGTCAACGAGCCCGCTTCTCATGGTTTTGCTAAATTTAGAATAGAGCAACAGGTCAATAATCCTGTTGGAACAATAATCAATAACTTTGCAGATATTTATTTTGATTTTAATGCGCCTATACAAACCAACACAACTTATCACGAGATAGGCGCTAATTTTTATATCCTTACAATCACTCCTTTGCAGGATGCACCTAAGATTCTTGTCAATGCCTTTCCAAATCCTTTTACTTATGGTACGACAATTCAGGTTAACGATGAGGAATATGATAATTTAACCTTAATGGTTTATGATCTAATGGGACGTCAAGTGACTGTTTTATCTGAAGAGAATACAAATCAAATAGAGTTGCCTAGAAATAATTTAGAGAATGGTGTTTATCTGTTCAAATTATTAGGGAATGGAAAGCCAATTAGTTCAGGCAAAATCGTAGCGCAATAG